One window of the Flavobacteriaceae bacterium YJPT1-3 genome contains the following:
- a CDS encoding ATP-binding cassette domain-containing protein produces MIQVDNLYKGFGEEMILKGITTSFDAGKTNLIIGQSGSGKTVFLKCLLGLFKPNKGTISYDGEPYSQLEFEEQSELRKQMGMVFQGSALFDSMTVAGNIMFPLKMFTKLSKEDRRARAEEVIQRVNLDGAQDKLPSEISGGMQKRVAIARAIVNRPKYLFCDEPNSGLDPRTATVIDNLIQEITHEYNITTVINTHDMNSVMEIGEKIIFLQKGHLAWEGDKTQIFQTENEDVTKFVYSSNLFKKVREALNAEYQSKK; encoded by the coding sequence ATGATACAGGTAGATAACTTATACAAGGGCTTTGGCGAAGAAATGATCCTGAAAGGAATCACCACTTCTTTTGATGCGGGCAAAACTAACCTCATCATCGGGCAGAGTGGCTCGGGTAAGACCGTATTTCTCAAATGCCTACTGGGCCTGTTCAAACCCAATAAAGGAACGATCAGTTATGATGGAGAACCCTATTCTCAATTGGAATTTGAAGAACAAAGTGAACTGCGCAAACAGATGGGTATGGTCTTTCAGGGCAGTGCGTTGTTTGACTCCATGACCGTGGCGGGCAACATCATGTTCCCCTTGAAAATGTTTACCAAGCTGTCTAAAGAAGACCGACGCGCCAGAGCGGAAGAAGTGATTCAACGGGTCAATCTGGACGGCGCCCAGGACAAATTGCCTTCTGAAATTTCTGGAGGTATGCAGAAAAGGGTCGCTATTGCCAGGGCTATCGTTAACCGACCCAAATACTTGTTCTGTGACGAACCTAATTCGGGCCTGGATCCGCGTACGGCTACGGTAATCGACAATCTGATCCAGGAGATCACCCACGAATACAACATCACCACCGTGATCAATACCCACGACATGAATTCTGTGATGGAAATTGGTGAAAAGATCATCTTCCTTCAAAAAGGTCATTTAGCCTGGGAAGGCGACAAAACACAAATTTTTCAGACTGAGAATGAAGATGTCACCAAGTTTGTATACTCCTCCAACCTCTTTAAAAAGGTAAGAGAAGCCTTAAACGCGGAGTATCAAAGTAAAAAGTAA
- a CDS encoding DUF389 domain-containing protein, which yields MQDVSSTDPSYDDEGGLLSKDAKGLWEQLRHFLSELFSIKKDSDRDSTIESVRKDIPFRGHNAWILIFSILVASLGLNISSTAVVIGAMLISPLMGPIVGVGLSVAINDIDTLKRSLVNLSVMIGLSVLTAFLYFSISPLTALTPELEARTYPTILDVLVAIFGGLALIVAKTKKGTIASVIFGVAIATALMPPLCTVGYGLAVGEWAYALGAMYLFSINAVFIALSTFVVSKLLGFPLVKYANSKKRRRIARLATLIAVIVMIPSCILFYDLLQESYFLRDANQFVENELDDFEGAYLQRNATVLDFGGGKDSRIEVSFLGKTIPPEIEQSWRTRMKDYNKLENTSLIVLQNENTESYDELQYMRELKRRDSLDLMSKEDKIAFLEQRMKSLERLEQGTIPFAQLSEEVKIIYKGITRFSFAPVISTDFKKSDTIPTFTTRWADSLSTREANQKQKELYDWLKFKLKLDTLELRKG from the coding sequence ATGCAAGACGTAAGTTCGACAGACCCCTCCTACGATGATGAAGGTGGATTACTGAGTAAGGATGCTAAAGGATTGTGGGAACAATTAAGACATTTCTTATCGGAGCTGTTCAGTATTAAAAAAGATTCCGACCGTGACTCTACCATTGAGTCTGTCCGTAAGGATATCCCCTTTAGGGGTCATAATGCCTGGATTCTGATTTTCTCGATCCTTGTCGCTTCCCTGGGTTTGAACATCAGCAGTACCGCCGTAGTGATTGGAGCCATGTTAATCTCTCCCCTTATGGGACCTATTGTCGGGGTAGGACTCTCAGTAGCAATTAATGATATCGATACGCTCAAACGATCATTGGTCAATCTCTCTGTTATGATTGGTTTGAGTGTATTGACCGCATTTTTGTATTTCAGTATTTCTCCTTTGACGGCATTGACCCCTGAGCTGGAAGCACGTACTTATCCTACAATTTTGGATGTGCTGGTGGCTATTTTTGGTGGGTTGGCTTTGATTGTCGCTAAAACCAAAAAAGGTACTATTGCCAGTGTTATTTTTGGGGTGGCTATTGCTACCGCGCTGATGCCACCCTTGTGTACGGTGGGTTACGGTCTGGCCGTAGGCGAGTGGGCCTATGCTTTGGGAGCGATGTATCTATTCAGTATCAACGCGGTTTTTATCGCCCTTTCCACCTTTGTGGTGTCTAAACTGCTGGGATTCCCCTTGGTCAAATATGCCAACTCTAAAAAACGCAGACGTATAGCACGCCTGGCGACCTTGATCGCGGTTATTGTGATGATCCCCAGCTGCATTCTGTTTTATGACCTGTTACAGGAGTCTTACTTTTTACGCGATGCCAATCAGTTTGTAGAAAATGAACTGGACGATTTTGAAGGCGCCTATTTGCAGCGTAATGCCACGGTGCTCGATTTTGGAGGAGGAAAAGACAGTCGGATTGAAGTTTCTTTCCTGGGAAAAACCATTCCGCCGGAAATCGAACAAAGTTGGCGAACGCGCATGAAAGACTACAATAAGTTGGAAAACACTTCACTAATTGTGCTGCAAAATGAGAATACGGAGAGCTATGATGAGTTGCAATACATGCGCGAATTGAAACGCAGGGATTCCCTCGACCTGATGAGCAAGGAAGACAAAATCGCCTTTTTAGAGCAGCGCATGAAGAGCCTTGAACGCCTTGAGCAAGGGACTATTCCCTTTGCGCAGTTGAGCGAAGAGGTGAAGATCATCTACAAGGGAATTACGCGCTTTAGCTTCGCTCCGGTCATCAGTACAGATTTCAAAAAATCGGATACTATTCCTACGTTTACCACCCGATGGGCGGATTCGTTGAGTACGCGAGAAGCGAATCAAAAGCAAAAGGAACTCTATGACTGGCTGAAGTTTAAGCTGAAGCTAGATACCCTCGAGCTGCGCAAGGGATAG